One region of Carya illinoinensis cultivar Pawnee chromosome 8, C.illinoinensisPawnee_v1, whole genome shotgun sequence genomic DNA includes:
- the LOC122318029 gene encoding F-box protein PP2-B15-like has translation MGEGMGMEMLPEDCVSTILSYTSPSDACRSSIVSSTFRSAAQSDDVWERFLPDDYEHVVSRLVTPLTFAKKKELFLLLCNPVLIDAGKKSFKLEKHSGKKSYMLSARELSITWSDEPLYWSWRSIPESRFSEVAELRTTNWLEIHGRIKTQNLSPNTTYGAYLVLKIYDRAYGLDSIPSEISVSVGDKICNGTAYLRHGDRKKQQMESPFYINSIEMLRKRVAEGDGREVPRERDDGWMEIELGEFFSGEDSEEVKMSLMEVKGYQLKGGLVIEGIEVRPKDQ, from the exons ATGGGAGAAGGCATGGGCATGGAGATGTTGCCAGAAGATTGTGTTTCCACAATTCTGTCCTACACTTCTCCATCAGATGCATGCAGGTCTTCAATCGTGTCCTCTACCTTTCGTTCCGCGGCACAGTCCGATGATGTGTGGGAGAGGTTTTTGCCGGATGATTACGAGCATGTTGTCTCCAGGTTGGTCACTCCTCTGACGTTTGCTAAAAAGAAGgagctttttcttcttctctgcaATCCGGTTCTCATAGATGCTGGCAAGAAG agcttTAAGTTGGAGAAACATTCTGGCAAAAAGTCCTATATGCTGTCTGCAAGAGAACTTTCCATTACATGGAGCGACGAACCCCTCTATTGGAGCTGGAGATCCATACCCGAATCAAG GTTCTCGGAAGTGGCTGAGCTCAGAACAACAAATTGGTTAGAAATCCATGGCAGaatcaaaactcaaaatctATCTCCAAATACAACGTATGGTGCTTATCTTGTATTGAAAATTTATGATCGTGCATATGGGTTGGATTCAATACCATCTGAAATATCAGTCTCAGTGGGTGACAAAATATGCAATGGCACGGCTTATCTGCGTCATGGGGATCGAAAGAAACAACAGATGGAATCCCCGTTTTATATAAACAGCATCGAGATGTTGAGAAAGAGAGTGGCGGAAGGAGACGGCCGAGAGGTcccaagagagagagatgatgggTGGATGGAGATTGAGCTGGGGGAGTTCTTTAGTGGGGAAGATTCTGAGGAGGTGAAGATGAGTTTGATGGAGGTCAAGGGATATCAATTGAAAGGAGGACTGGTCATTGAAGGAATTGAAGTGAGGCCGAAAGACCAATGA
- the LOC122317797 gene encoding F-box/kelch-repeat protein At3g23880-like — translation MANELPEDLVLQTLLSLPVVSLLRFKCVCKSWYALITRHDFIREHILHHRSPSKKNKNALFLLSRLDKTTRDHLLSTLSYQTLQVSLTQPLPPPYFGINEKVHVFVVGSCDGLLCLSDKYAWKIFIWNPATKETKVVPESTLRRLRSNDCGFGNAIRFGFDSKTNDYKIIRLLRVFEFDPSVLYYKGKYMYESDLYSLRTNSWRHVDSQPWFDVPYSFIYDGFMGTRTDTNGMASWPAQGDCEYILSFDMSKEVFLRTPMPDKRVIGSGLYNWRDLFLLNESVALSVRNSDEEQSDFCFHIWLLGEFGVEESWRKIYTLGPLTGFDTVLGFWKDDALFFGSADGRLFLYDSSTKEMNYLQIDGEPMTLQLITFMETLVSVKVGNETEEQNNS, via the coding sequence ATGGCCAACGAACTGCCGGAAGACCTGGTGTTACAGACGCTGCTATCGCTGCCAGTCGTTTCTTTATTGCGGTTCAAGTGCGTCTGCAAATCCTGGTACGCTCTCATTACTCGCCATGACTTCATCAGAGAACACATCCTCCACCATCGCTCCCCTtcaaagaagaacaagaatGCCCTTTTTCTCCTTAGCCGGCTAGATAAAACTACCAGAGATCATCTTCTCTCCACTCTTTCTTACCAAACACTCCAAGTATCGCTTACACAACCTTTGCCTCCTCCGTATTTTGGGATCAACGAGAAAGTCCACGTTTTTGTCGTGGGTTCTTGCGATGGCCTGCTCTGCCTGTCCGATAAATATGCCTggaaaatttttatatggaacCCTGCCACTAAAGAAACAAAGGTTGTACCCGAATCAACATTGCGCCGCCTTCGTAGTAACGATTGCGGCTTTGGTAATGCTATCAGATTCGGTTTTGATTCCAAGACTAATGACTACAAGATAATCAGGCTACTTCGCGTCTTTGAGTTTGATCCCTCCGTTTTGTACTATAAAGGCAAATACATGTACGAAAGTGACCTATATAGCTTACGTACTAATTCTTGGAGACATGTTGATAGTCAACCCTGGTTTGATGTCCCGTACAGTTTCATTTACGACGGTTTTATGGGTACGAGGACGGACACTAATGGAATGGCTTCATGGCCGGCACAAGGTGACTGCgagtatattttatcatttgacATGAGCAAAGAGGTTTTCCTTAGAACACCGATGCCAGATAAAAGAGTTATTGGGAGTGGGCTTTATAATTGGAGAGACTTGTTTTTGTTGAATGAATCGGTGGCTCTGTCTGTTCGTAACTCAGATGAAGAACAGTCAGATTTTTGCTTTCATATATGGTTGTTGGGTGAATTTGGCGTCGAGGAATCTTGGAGGAAGATATATACTCTGGGACCTCTTACAGGATTTGACACTGTATTAGGGTTTTGGAAGGATGATGCCCTGTTTTTTGGAAGTGCTGATGGTCGACTGTTCTTGTATGACTCCTCTACCAAAGAAATGAACTATCTTCAAATTGATGGAGAACCGATGACGTTGCAGTTGATTACTTTCATGGAGACCTTAGTTTCTGTCAAGGTGGGAAATGAAACTGAAGAACAGAATAATTCCTGA